A genomic region of Zalophus californianus isolate mZalCal1 chromosome 11, mZalCal1.pri.v2, whole genome shotgun sequence contains the following coding sequences:
- the LOC113914996 gene encoding LOW QUALITY PROTEIN: putative olfactory receptor 10D3 (The sequence of the model RefSeq protein was modified relative to this genomic sequence to represent the inferred CDS: inserted 1 base in 1 codon; deleted 1 base in 1 codon), producing MGKKNCSVVTEFILLGIPHTKGLKTMLFVLFLPFYACTLLGNVSILVAILSSTRLHTPMYFFPGSLSVFDMRFSSVTCLKMLLYLMGLSPLISYENCVSQLFFFHFLGSIECFLECFYTVMAYDHFTAICYPLRYTVIMSPRICGALAVGTWLLGCIHSSPFLTLLTFTLPYCGPNEVDHFFCDIPALLPLACVDVSLAQRVSFTNVGLVSLLCFLLXLLSYTRITISILHIRSAGGRCRAFSTCSAHLIAILCAYGHIITVYLQPTPNPMLGTVVQILMNLVRPMLNPLIYTLRNKEVKTALKIILHRTNHVPES from the exons ATGGGGAAGAAGAACTGCTCAGTGGTGACTGAATTCATCTTGTTGGGGATTCCCCACACAAAGGGGCTGAAGACTATgctttttgtcttgttcttgccCTTCTATGCCTGCACCCTGCTGGGAAATGTGTCCATCCTGGTGGCTATTCTTTCTTCCACTCGCCTTCACACACCCATGTATTTTTTCCCGGGGAGCTTGTCTGTGTTTGACATGCGTTTCTCTTCTGTGACCTGTCTTAAAATGCTACTGTAcctcatgggactgagccccctcATTTCCTATGAGAACTGTGTCTCCCAGCTcttcttcttccatttccttggCAGCATTGAATGCTTCTTG GAATGCTTCTATACCGTGATGGCCTACGACCACTTCACTGCTATCTGCTACCCTCTGCGGTACACAGTCATCATGAGCCCTAGAATCTGTGGGGCTCTGGCTGTGGGCACGTGGCTGTTAGGGTGTATCCATTCCAGTCCATTCTTGACTTTGCTCACTTTCACTTTGCCATACTGTGGTCCTAATGAAGTGGATCACTTCTTCTGTGATATTCCAGCACTCTTGCCGTTGGCCTGTGTTGATGTATCCTTAGCCCAGAGGGTGAGTTTCACCAACGTTGGCCTGGTAtctctcctctgctttctcc ACCTCTTATCCTACACGCGAATCACCATCTCCATCTTGCATATTCGTTCAGCTGGGGGCCGCTGCCGGGCCTTCTCCACTTGCAGTGCCCACCTCATTGCCATCCTTTGTGCCTACGGGCACATCATCACTGTCTACCTGCAGCCTACGCCTAACCCCATGCTGGGCACTGTGGTTCAAATTCTGATGAATCTGGTAAGACCAATGCTGAACCCTTTAATTTATACTTTGAGGAATAAAGAAGTTAAAACAGccctgaaaataattttgcacAGGACAAACCACGTTCCTGAGAGTTAG